The following coding sequences are from one Oncorhynchus kisutch isolate 150728-3 linkage group LG23, Okis_V2, whole genome shotgun sequence window:
- the LOC109868705 gene encoding prostaglandin E synthase 2, which produces MHCGSRLCKPKMSASSYNSFWRTGWDILRVPIAKSATARLISNFPSRCSARAYGTGGTTFGSKLISTLPLRATNRRVFGFAFLFGGGVGLYQTIQFSFQQHFAEDELPNLPNLQYSIPTNHGSDLTFATDLTFTLYQYKTCPYCSKVRAFLDYYGFPYKVVEVNPVMHTEIKWSSEYQTVPILMVEGKEIVQLNNSSVIISAMKTCMIDKERTMSEVVKYFPRLPSTNAWGNEVLEYTNKYWVMLNEIKITEVYTSKNARKEEVRWRQWADDWLVNRIKPNVYRTPAEALATYDHIVREGNFGSVPFAKYGGAFYMFWASKVLKIWYKLQDDVREDLYMAVNEWITAIGRKRKFMGGDKPNLADLAVYGVLRSMEDLEAFYDVMENTKVKKWYLATEKQVKEQGGRNL; this is translated from the exons ATGCATTGTGGGAGCAGGTTGTGTAAACCAAAAATGTCAGCCTCAAGTTACAACAGTTTTTGGCGGACTGGCTGGGATATTTTGCGGGTTCCGATAGCCAAAAGTGCAACTGCTAGGCTGATATCTAATTTCCCGTCGAGGTGCAGTGCCAGGGCATATGGCACAGGCGGCACCACGTTTGGATCCAAACTCATCTCCACTCTTCCCCTGCGCGCAACCAACAGGCGCGTCTTTGGGTTCGCTTTTTTGTTCGGAGGGGGAGTCGGCTTGTATCAAACCATACAATTCTCATTTCAACAGCATTTTGCAGAGGATGAATTGCCCAAT CTCCCCAATCTCCAATATAGCATCCCCACAAACCACGGCTCTGACCTGACGTTTGCCACCGACTTAACGTTTACCTTATACCAGTACAAGACCTGTCCATACTGCAGCAAAGTGCGGGCATTCCTCGACTACTATGGTTTTCCATACAAGGTTGTGGAAGTCAACCCTGTCATGCACACGGAGATCAAATGGTCATCGGAGTACCAAACGGTGCCCATTCTTATGGTGGAGGGGAAAGAAATTGTG CAACTGAACAACTCGTCTGTCATTATCAGTGCAATGAAGACATGCATGATTGACAA AGAAAGAACGATGTCAGAGGTTGTAAAGTACTTTCCGAGACTCCCGTCTACCAATGCCTGGGGGAATGAAGTTCTGGAGTACACTAACAAATACTGGGTGATGTTGAATGAGATTAAGATCACTGAGGTGTACACATCTAAAAATGCCAGAAA GGAGGAGGTACGATGGCGTCAGTGGGCTGATGACTGGCTAGTGAACCGGATAAAGCCTAATGTGTACAGGACTCCCGCTGAGGCCTTAGCCACCTATGACCACATAGTGCGTGAGGGCAACTTTGGTTCTGTTCCTTTTGCCAAGTATGGAGGGGCCTTCTATATGTTCTGGGCCTCCAAGGTCCTGAAAATCTG GTACAAGTTACAGGATGATGTAAGGGAAGATTTGTACATGGCTGTGAATGAGTGGATAACAGCTATTGGGAGGAAGAGGAAATTCATGGGTGGTGACAAACCCAACCTCGCTGATCTG GCGGTGTATGGAGTCCTCCGATCCATGGAGGACCTGGAGGCCTTTTACGACGTGATGGAAAACACCAAGGTGAAGAAGTGGTATCTGGCCACAGAGAAACAAGTGAAGGAGCAAGGTGGTCGGAACCTATGA